A part of Amphiprion ocellaris isolate individual 3 ecotype Okinawa chromosome 16, ASM2253959v1, whole genome shotgun sequence genomic DNA contains:
- the ptpn20 gene encoding tyrosine-protein phosphatase non-receptor type 13 isoform X1, translating to MSSTFVTLAEVLEARGGPLLEEEVWSLLLGTAESLVDVSYKGHNNMCNIISPTSLLLSATGTLAFKNCGLSDEVSTFTAPEMLQGRASSTKPATERMLVYSLGMTLYWSVDFHLPQNQPVQLSDHLNSLLLSMCEDLAHRRVNLNSILEACESQLKASILLPPAKVIRQLVEEVFHESMDQGSLPDSNVPLSGRSQMIRERLHGKRGPLSDFSEGSAEGRRYSTDSDSKSGSLPQRPWRQRPRSSPTPLYQSSLDRLPRGVRHRDSNCSWLGRSPHHDISPKTSGRSHSPSITFSESSLSLSQRKAKALGPEFVRMPDEQHIVLELPGSIVSRKGRSCSSQREVTVVLPNGQYVVVRCDTKSRARDVFDMVVAHANLVEHFYFGLAFLDDDEYFFLDHEIKISKVAPDSWKKGQILSFLVFLRVKFFVDDISFILHRLTRHQYYLQLRKDIMEDRLYCNEETGLFLAALALQAEFGDYMPELYGKNYYQPEHYVSKRMLEKLALPSIKEELPRLHASHAQMLPEEAETEYLKIAQQLPEYGVMFHRVGREKRPVVGELVLGVCAKGIIVYEMKNHLRTVTRRFLWRETDTISTGVKISGNPVRLCNARRKLIIECGGPSGKKHSFVTESSKIAQYLLNLCSAQHKFHSEMTSRQLNHTMIPDEHMDKYMSAYRARNLSLKRMSCSENMLNHVGLTPRHPDSLSKSCDDLTAKLEARLRQQREMRREMSRELNKELNETADLRDGGKERQSWSTPEPIPRMMSSVSLQKQDSDASSSIRVDTPTRTPPEREIVCVTLKKDSKLGFGFVIVGEDNTGKLDLGIFIASIVPDGPADKDGRIKPGGRLISLNKTSLEGVTFSDAAAILQSSPDEVELIVSQPKYTLKDRNSSLSQSTLGLALERSFGSQTTLSGNEFRPATEELEEAITLSNMATPKQSRRLHIPVVRIHDAQDACSRSPSVLSLKAAEQFIVELKKSSGSLGISVAGGINTNVRYGGIYIKSLVPGGAAEQDGRIQTGDRLLEVDGSNLRGVTHQQAVECLKRTGEVVNLLLEREPTVILEPRPDSPCLPLVHNTSQTQPPRTEVSMETTLSGRSKGYSFVTDENTHEVVLKKSLSGLGFSFYISHLHSGPDRGSVVRIKRLFPGQPAQESGLLREGDVILSVNKEPVKDLSYQRVLFLLRGAPSEVHLLICRPGPGVLYDADNNTLSPALFREVRSRSLDIRLGEDYSQLLKFQYDDNIRILRQPPNQEEDLTNSTGKSPEPPAASQLPENQENQEGEVQTNQALPSPPRSPPSPTSPTSPPSPVSPVSPASPASPASPASPTSPTSPASGSPPATAEPEPAAGKPEEQQEVEAKKKNEDREEEVATTSNSTVMLMDVCPKTASGSVYASGVREEADGSVTYCLMGNGLTIMADEEYLTISSTLEPPHSLPTSNTPANILPAPGSQTSSGFQSPNLSSHVSPPTILPLNLSSDSMTTCSLAHPSQPLTTQPPKTKHHPIQQGLLPSHYKAMSKKSRPLVPPPQPPPLTPITAQIISSVPPCTSPPALTLPPAALPTTAQVHTPLREEPEKKEKEYKDDDEDEMDEEEKESRRKGLVKEFELTVVLTKSRSGSFGFTITRSKLDNCYYIQEILDNPAKADGRLRAGDRLITVTGHDVTSVADDVAMTILRSSPRRLSMTLGRAVSNLVAPPSCDSLPDIVLYKTPSGQLGIKLTGGIGSKWQGIYCLEVVPGSPASEEGSVQPNDKILYICGRCTLGMTLEDAVKACEIAPRKVKLKILREDQPVTPKAKWNGLFDWKKDRKFFARFEEPVSPEKESPPEDAEAVCRTAGKFRCLSLTQEQDSCIMQVEFTKPEGGGLGFALVGGTNGSMLRVKEICSGGVAEQDGRLRVGDILLEVNGVIVSGLSHSKVVDILRKAEGTVQLTICRDILPLTYSEAPTPPNMSAHTEAILAEQPAPVSSPDACTSPDVMLNRPVECLPEATSDPVVNEPEVVLTSPPPPPRRLTVVTDEISVKEESCNSTPSHQACCPSLNVTDMLHGASDRKQIVTKLLDQSCKDIRRTQSDGWSSEEDDDVFDAAGQELTSLQTGPPIVSEEELASLALITPAKTSQYSGSRVKALIQILQHQLDQQELVKEFMALEHLKPSDNCLVGKAPENRDKNRYRDILPYDKTRVAIGENQDYINASYIRMQVGAEEFFYISCQGPLPSTVQAFWQMIWENKSDVISMMTQEIERGRIKCHKYWPEKLGVPLNTGRYQLHLENQQYLEYFHIKIIRMVETETGETHFVRHLKFTHWPDHGVPHCSEQLVRFIRYLRAVHHKGPVTVHCSAGIGRTGVLICTDIILSLIERDLPINVSDIVKEMRLQRHGMIQTKEQYLFCYKVWLEVLQGILQLHGNQWQPESPRDHKVV from the exons ATGCTGGTGTATTCACTGGGTATGACTCTCTACTGGTCAGTTGATTTTCACCTACCTCAAAATCAG CCAGTCCAGTTGAGTGACCATCTAAACAGCCTCCTCCTCAGCATGTGTGAGGACCTGGCCCACCGCAGGGTAAATCTCAACTCCATCCTGGAAGCCTGCGAATCTCAGCTCAAAGCCTCCATCTTGCTGCCCCCCGCCAAAGTCATCAGACAGCTTGTGGAGGAGGTTTTCCATGAATCA ATGGACCAGGGCTCTCTGCCAGACAGCAACGTCCCTTTGAGTGGCAGGAGTCAGATGATCAGAGAGAGACTTCATG GAAAGCGAGGGCCACTTTCAGACTTCAGCGAAGGAAGTGCTGAAGGGAGAAGATACTCAACGGACTCGGATTCAAAGTCAG GGAGTTTACCTCAAAGACCTTGGAGACAAAGACCGAGAAGCTCTCCCACACCGCTCTACCAGTCTTCTTTAGACAG ACTCCCTCGTGGGGTTCGTCACAGGGACAGCAACTGCAGTTGGCTTGGTAGGAGCCCCCACCATGACATCTCGCCCAAGACATCAGGCAGATCTCACAGTCCTTCCATCACCTTTAGCGAGTCCTCGCTCAGCCTGAGCCAGAGAAAAGCAAAG GCACTGGGACCTGAATTTGTCAGAATGCCGGACGAGCAGCACATCGTTCTTGAGCTTCCAGGATCTATTGTG TCCAGAAAGGGCCGTTCATGTTCGTCTCAGAGAGAAGTGACTGTAGTGCTGCCTAACGGACAGTACGTGGTGGTTCGCTGTGACACTAAGTCCAGAGCAAGAGATGTGTTTGACATGGTGGTGGCTCACGCAAACTTGGTGGAACACTTTTACTTTGGTCTTGCCTTCCTAGATG ATGATGAATATTTCTTTTTGGACCATGAAATAAAAATCTCCAAAGTTGCGCCTGACAGTTGGAAAAAAGGGCAGATATTGTCCTTTTTGGTGTTTCTTCgggtcaaattttttgttgacGACATCTCCTTCATTCT GCACAGACTGACTCGTCACCAGTACTACTTGCAGCTACGTAAAGATATCATGGAGGACAGGCTTTACTGTAACGAGGAGACAGGACTGTTCTTGGCTGCTTTGGCTCTGCAGGCGGAGTTTGGTGATTACATGCCAGAG ttATACGGGAAGAATTATTACCAGCCAGAGCACTATGTGTCCAAGAGGATGCTGGAAAAGCTTGCTCTGCCCAGCATCAAGGAGGAGTTGCCAAGACTACATGCAAGTCACGCCCAGATGCTGCCAGAAGAGGCAGAAACGGAATACCTAAAG ATTGCTCAGCAGTTACCAGAGTACGGCGTCATGTTCCACCGTGTGGGAAGAGAGAAGAGGCCGGTGGTGGGAGAGCTAGTTTTGGGAGTCTGTGCCAAAGGAATCATCGTTTATGAGATGAAGAACCACCTCCGGACTGTCACTAGACGCTTCCTCTGGAGGGAAACTGACACCATATCCACTGGGGTAAAAATAAGTGGCAACCCAGTCAGATTGTGCAATGCG CGACGGAAGCTGATTATTGAGTGTGGAGGGCCCAGCGGGAAAAAGCACAGTTTTGTCACGGAAAGCTCAAAAATAGCACAGTACCTCCTGAACCTCTGCTCTGCACAGCACAAGTTTCATAGCGAGATGACGTCAAGACAGCTTAACCACACTATGATACCAG ATGAACACATGGATAAGTACATGTCTGCATACAGGGCTCGTAATTTGAGCCTGAAGCGGATGTCTTGCTCAGAGAACATGCTGAaccatgtaggtctgacacccAGACACCCAGACTCCCTCTCCAAGTCCTGTGACGACCTGACGGCCAAGCTGGAGGCTCGGCTCCGGCAGCagagagagatgaggagggagATGAGCAGGGAGCTGAACAAGGAGCTGAACGAAACAGCAGACCTCAGGGATGGAGGGAAAGAGCGACAGTCTTGGAG CACTCCAGAGCCAATTCCCAGAATGATGTCCAGTGTTTCGCTACAGAAGCAGGATTCTGACGCCTCATCCTCCATACGAG TTGATACACCAACACGGACCCcaccagagagagagatagtCTGCGTGACCCTGAAGAAAGATTCCAAACTGGGCTTTG GCTTTGTGATAGTAGGGGAGGACAATACAGGTAAACTAGACCTTGGGATCTTCATTGCTTCCATTGTGCCTGATGGGCCTGCGGACAAAGATGGACGAATCAAACCCG GTGGACGCCTCATCTCCCTGAACAAGACCAGTTTGGAAGGAGTAACGTTCAGTGACGCTGCTGCAATCTTACAGAGCAGTCCTGACGAAGTAGAGCTCATCGTGTCGCAGCCTAAAT ACACTCTGAAGGACAGAAACAGTTCCTTGAGTCAAAGTACTCTTGGTTTGGCGCTGGAGAGGAGCTTTGGGTCACAGACCACCCTGAGTGGCAACGAGTTTCGTCCTGCCACGGAGGAACTGGAAGAAGCCATCACACTGTCCAACATGGCAACCCcgaaacagagcaggaggcttCACATTCCTGTTGTGCGAATACATGACGCCCAG gaTGCTTGTTCTAGGTCACCCTCTGTCTTAAGTCTTAAAGCAGCGGAGCAGTTTATCGTGGAGCTGAAGAAAAGCAGTGGCAGTCTCGGCATCAGTGTTGCT GGAGGAATTAACACTAATGTACGATATGGAGGCATTTACATCAAGAGTCTGGTGCCTGGAGGGGCTGCTGAGCAGGACGGACGCATTCAGACTG GTGACAGACTGCTGGAGGTTGACGGGTCCAACCTGAGGGGCGTGACTCACCAACAAGCTGTCGAGTGCCTGAAGAGGACCGGGGAg GTGGTGAACCTGCTGCTGGAAAGGGAGCCTACGGTCATCTTGGAGCCCAGGCCAGACTCACCCTGCCTCCCCTTGGTCCACaatacatcacaaacacaacccCCCAGGACCGAGGTCTCCATGGAAACGACCTTGAGTGGTCGATCCAAGGGCTACAGCTTTGTAACTGATG AAAACACACACGAAGTGGTCCTAAAAAAGAGTTTGTCTGGCCTCGGCTTCAGCTTTTACATCTCACATCTGCACTCGGGGCCAGACAGAGGCAGCGTGGTCCGCATCAAACGTCTGTTCCCAGGTCAGCCTGCACAAGAAAGCGGCCTGCTGCGAGAGGGAGACGTGATTCTGTCTGTCAACAAAGAGCCTGTCAAGGATCTCTCTTACCAG AGGGTTTTGTTCTTGCTACGTGGAGCTCCGTCTGAAGTTCACCTGTTGATCTGCCGACCAGGTCCTGGAGTTCTGTACGATGCAGATAATAACACACTG AGCCCTGCACTGTTCCGTGAGGTTCGATCTCGGTCGCTGGACATCCGACTAGGAGAGGACTACAGCCAGCTCCTTAAGTTTCAATATGATGACAACATACGCATCCTGAGGCAGCCCCCCAACCAGGAGGAAGATCTGACCAATTCAACAGGGAAAAGCCCAGAACCCCCTGCAGCTTCTCAGCTCCCAGAAAACCAGGAGAATCAGGAAGGTGAAGTGCAGACCAACCAGGCTCTTCCATCCCCTCCTCGGTCACCACCCTCCCCCACGTCACCTACATCTCCTCCGTCACCAGTCTCGCCAGTCTCACCCGCCTCGCCGGCATCACCCGCCTCACCTGCGTCGCCTACATCACCTACATCACCTGCATCCGGCTCTCCACCAGCAACAGCAGAGCCAGAACCAGCTGCTGGGAAACCAGAGGAACAACAAGAAGTAGAAGCAAAGAAGAAGAACGAGGACCGAGAAGAGGAGGTTGCAACGACATCAAACTCAACTGTGATGCTTATGGACGTCTGTCCTAAGACTGCTTCAGGCTCTGTATATGCCAG TGGGGTCAGAGAAGAGGCAGATGGAAGTGTGACTTACTGCCTCATGGGAAATGGACTGACCATCATGGCAGATGAAGAATATCTGACTATCAGCTCCACACTGGAGCCTCCTCACAGTCTTCCCACCAGCAACACTCCAGCAAACATCCTCCCAGCGCCTGGCTCTCAAACCTCCAGCGGTTTTCAGAGTCCAAACCTCAGCTCTCATGTCTCCCCTCCCACCATCTTGCCCCTCAACCTCTCGTCCGACAGCATGACCACTTGCTCCCTGGCCCACCCATCTCAGCCGCTCACGACTCAGCCCCCGAAAACCAAACACCACCCTATCCAGCAGGGGCTTCTTCCAAGCCACTACAAAGCCATGTCCAAGAAAAGCCGACCTCTGGTGCCTCCACCTCAGCCTCCGCCCCTGACCCCCATCACAGCTCAGATAATCTCCTCTGTGCCTCCCTGCACCAGCCCACCTGCCCTGACGCTGCCCCCTGCAGCGCTGCCCACTACTGCCCAGGTCCACACGCCGCTCAGAGAAGAGcctgagaagaaagaaaaggagtaCAAGGACGATGATGAGGATGAAATGgatgaagaggagaaggagagtcGTAGAAAG GGTTTGGTTAAAGAGTTTGAGCTGACAGTGGTTCTGACCAAGTCCAGGAGCGGAAGCTTTGGGTTTACTATCACCCGAAGCAAACTGGACAACTGCTACTACATACAGGAAATACTGGACAACCCGGCGAAGGCAGATGGACGGCTGAGGGCAGGAGACAGACTCATCACT gtaactGGGCATGATGTTACCAGTGTGGCAGATGATGTTGCCATGACGATTCTCAGATCATCTCCAAGAAGACTGAGTATGACACTGGGGAGGGCAGTCAGCAACCTGGTGGCTCCGCCTTCCTGTGACAGCCTGCCTGATATTGTTCTCTACAAGACACCATCAGGACAGCTGG GAATAAAGCTGACAGGTGGCATTGGCAGCAAATGGCAGGGCATCTACTGTCTGGAGGTGGTGCCAGGCTCCCCGGCTAGCGAGGAGGGCAGCGTCCAACCTAATGACAAGATCCTGTACATCTGTGGGAGATGCACCCTGGGAATGACCCTGGAGGATGCCGTCAAAGCCTGCGAGATCGCCCCGCGTAAAGTGAAACTTAAAATCCTCAG AGAAGACCAGCCGGTGACCCCCAAGGCTAAGTGGAATG gCCTGTTTGACTGGAAAAAAGATAGGAAGTTCTTTGCTCGTTTTGAGGAGCCAGTCTCTCCAGAGAAAGAATCTCCTCCTGAAGATG ctGAAGCTGTGTGTAGGACTGCTGGAAAATTCAGATGTCTCTCTCTCACCCAAGAACAGGAT AGTTGCATCATGCAGGTGGAGTTCACTAAACCAGAAGGAGGAGGCCTTGGCTTCGCTTTGGTTGGGGGAACAAATGGCAGCATGCTCAGAGTGAAGGAAATATGCTCTGGTGGAGTAGCAGAGCAGGACGGTCGGCTGAGAGTGGGAGATATTCTATTAGAG GTGAATGGTGTGATTGTGTCCGGACTGAGCCACAGCAAGGTGGTGGATATTCTGCGTAAGGCTGAGGGTACTGTACAGCTCACCATCTGCAGAGACATCCTGCCCCTGACCTACTCTGAGGCACCGACGCCACCCAACATGTCCGCGCACACTGAAGCTATTTTAGCTGAGCAGCCAGCTCCTGTATCCAGCCCTGATGCCTGTACTTCACCGGATGTCATGCTGAACAGACCAGTCGAGTGCCTCCCTG AGGCAACTTCAGACCCTGTGGTCAATGAACCAGAGGTTGTCCTAACTTCGCCGCCTCCTCCACCTCGCCGACTGACTGTCGTAACAGATGAGATTTCAGTTAAAGAG GAGAGTTGTAACAGCACCCCTTCTCATCAAGCTTGCTGCCCATCCCTCAATGTCACTGACATGTTGCATGGAGCTTCTGACAG GAAACAAATTGTGACCAAACTTTTGGACCAGTCCTGCAAAGACATCCGGAGAACCCAGTCAGATGGCTGGAGCAGcgaagaagatgatgatgtaTTTGACGCCGCAGGTCAGGAACTGACCTCCCTCCAAACAG GCCCACCCATAGTGTCAGAGGAGGAACTGGCCAGTCTAGCACTCATTACTCCTGCAAAGACCAGCCAGTATTCAGGCTCCAGGGTCAAAGCTCTCATCCAGATTCTGCAGcatcagctggaccagcagGAACTGGTCAAAGAGTTCATG GCTCTGGAGCATTTGAAGCCCTCTGACAACTGTCTGGTGGGAAAAGCCCCTGAAAACAGAGACAAGAACCGCTACAGGGACATCCTACCTT ATGACAAAACCCGTGTTGCCATTGGAGAGAACCAGGACTACATCAACGCCAGCTACATCCGCATGCAAGTCGGAGCTGAAGAGTTCTTCTACATCTCCTGCCAGGGCCCCCTGCCCTCCACCGTGCAGGCCTTCTGGCAGATGATCTGGGAAAACAAGTCTGACGTCATTTCCATGATGACCCAGGAAATAGAACGGGGAAGGATCAAATGTCACAAGTACTGGCCCGAGAAGCTGGGTGTGCCTCTGAACACTGGCAGGTACCAGCTTCACCTGGAGAACCAACAGTATCTGGAATACTTTCACATCAAGATCATCCGCATGGTAGAGACGGAG ACTGGTGAGACTCACTTTGTTCGTCACTTGAAGTTCACACACTGGCCTGACCACGGCGTGCCACACTGCTCCGAGCAGCTGGTTCGCTTCATCCGCTACTTGAGGGCGGTGCACCACAAAGGGCCTGTCACTGTGCACTGCAGTGCTGGCATCGGGCGCACAGGAGTTCTCATCTGTACTGACATTATCCTCAGCCTCATTGAAAGAGATTTGCCT ATTAATGTGAGCGACATCGTAAAAGAGATGAGACTTCAGCGGCATGGGATGATTCAAACCAAG GAACAGTACCTCTTCTGCTACAAAGTCTGGTTGGAGGTTTTACAGGGGATTTTACAGCTTCACGGCAACCAATGGCAGCCAGAAAGTCCCAGAGACCACAAAGTTGTTTGA